The Devosia sp. MC521 genome segment TCGGGTCACATGGCCTGATGGAGGCTGACCCCATGGTGGTGCAGTCGGAACTGGCGCTGATCGGGCAGGCCGACGAAGTGATCGTTTTGGCCGATAGTTCGAAATTTTCGGGTCGCTCGAGCCTCATTCTTTGTGGGCTCGACCGAATTTCTACCGTCATTACCGACGGTGGGATCCGCGACGCAGATCGCCTGATGCTTGAGGAAGCAGGGGTGAAGCTGGTGATCGCGGATGCGATGGGACAGGCGGAACCGCAGGGGGACGCGGCCTAAGCCCAAACACAGACTAGGTTTTCGTTTCTGGGAGGAAATAATGAAGCTCTGGACTCTTCTTGCAGCAACAGCTGCAACCGCTGTGATGCTGGCCGCGCCAGCCATGGCACAGGATAAGACCCGCATCGCGCTGGTCGTGAAATCGCTCGGCAATGGCTTCTTCGATGCCGCTAATAAGGGCGCGCAGGAAGCTGCCGCTGAATTGGGCGATGTGGAAGTGATCTACACCGGCCCAACGGCTGCAACTGCTGAAGCACAGATCGAAGTGGTCAACTCGCTGATCGCTCAGCAGGTTGATGCCATTGCGATCTCGGCCAACGATCCGGACGCCCTCGTTCCAGCGCTCAAGCGCGCTATGGAACGCGGCATCAAGGTCATTTCGTGGGACTCTGGCGTTGCTGCAGAAGGCCGCCAGATCCACCTCAACCCATCCGACGTTGGTCTGATCGGGGAAACCATCATCAAGCTGGCGGCAGACTTCCTGCCTGAAGGCGGCGATGTTGCGATCCTTTCGGCGGCTTCGACCGCGACCAACCAGAACGCATGGATTGAAGCGGCGAAGGCAGCCATTCCAGCCAAGTTCTCCAACATCAACCTCGTGGCCACCGTTTACGGCGACGACGACAGCGTGAAGTCGACCGAAGAAGCGCGTGGTCTGATTGCAGCCCATCCGAACCTTAAGGCGATCATTGCACCAACTACCGTTGGCGTTGTCGCGGCGGCTCAGGTGGTGACCGACCAGAATTTGATCGGCAAGATCAACGTTACTGGGCTGGCGCTGCCAAGCGAGTTCAAGCAGTTCATCGACAATGGCGCGAGCCAGGCGGTGGCGCTGTGGAACCCAATTGATCTGGGCTATTCGGCAGTGATGCTGGCGGATGCCTTGGTTGATGGTGCTGAAGCCAAGCCGGGCGCGACCTTCTCCATCGGCAAGGTGGGTGAAGTCACGCTCGACGACACCAACTCCGCTGCAATGGCCGCGCCGTTCCAGTTCGATAAGAGCAATATCGAAGAGTTTTCGAAGATCTACTGACCCCTTCCTAGCCTCCCCCTGAAACAGGGGGAGGGACTGGACTGGTGTTGGGAACGCGATCTTTTCAAGACTACAGAACGTGCTCCTCCCCCGCTTGCGGGGGAGGCAGGGTGGGGGCGTCAGCTTTACTGGCAAGGCCCCCTCACCCCACCCTCTCCCCGTAGGGGTGGGGGAGTTGCATCGAGCATCTGGAAGCTATTGGGATACGCCGGTCGATCACCCCACCCTCATTCCCTCCCCCTCAAGGGGAGGGAGGCATATCGAGCTTGTGATGAGAGCGGCGCGGGACAGTGGCGCCAAGGATCAAGAATATGAAAACGCCCATTCTCACTCTTGAAAACATCTCGAAAAGCTTTCCCGGTGTGCGGGCGTTGCATGAGGTTTCGTTGGAGCTTTATGCCGGTGAAGTGACGGCGCTGATTGGCGAGAATGGCGCTGGAAAATCGACGCTGGTGAAAACCATGACCGGGATTTACCAGCCGGATGGCGGCACTATTTCAGTCAATGGCAAGGCGGTGACCTTGCCGACGGCAGTGTCGGCCTCGGCGGCGGGCATTACCGCAATCCACCAAGAAACCGTGCTGTTTGATGAGCTGACGGTGGCGGAAAACATCTATCTCGGCCATGCGCCCAAGACGCGCTTTGGGCTGATCGATTGGGCGACGATGAAGCGCGAGGCGCAGCTGACGCTGGACTCTATGGCGGCAGGGATTGATGCGACGACGCCGCTGAAGGAACTCGGCATTGCCAAGAAGCATCTGGTAGCGGTGGCGCGGGCGCTGAGCGTCGAGGCGCAAGTGGTCATTATGGACGAGCCGACCGCGGCGCTAAGCCAGAAGGAAATTGAAGATCTTTATGTGCTGATCGAGCTTCTCAAAGCCGACGGCAAAGCGATCCTCTTCATCTCGCATAAGTTCGACGAAATTTACCGCATTGCGGACCGCTACACCGTGTTCCGCGATGGGGAAATGGTGGGCAAGGGGTTTATCAAAGACACCCCGCAAACGGACATCGTGAAGATGATGGTGGGCCGCTCGGTTGACCACATTTTCCCGGCTCGGACCGCGCAGTTTGGCGAAGCGGTGCTGGCTGTGTCGGGGCTCTGCCACCCGACCGAATTTCATGACGTCAGCTTTGAGGTGAAAAAGGGCGAGATCCTCGGCTTTTACGGGCTCGTCGGGGCTGGGCGCTCTGAGGTGATGCAGGCGGTGTTCGGACTGACCAAAACCAGCGCCGGGAGCATCAGCCTAGAGGGCAAAACACTCACGCCAAAATCCCCCGCCGACGCGGTGGAGGCCGGGATTGTTTACGTGCCTGAGGAGCGCGGCAAGCAGGGCGTTATTACCGGCGAACCGATCTTTAAGAATGTCTCGCTGCCAAGTTTGGACAAGACCAGCCGCAGCGGATTTCTGCGCATGGCGGAAGAGTTTGCGCTGTCGCGCACTTATACAGAGCGGCTTGACCTGCGCGCCTCATCGCTGAGCCAGAATGTATCGACCCTATCGGGTGGAAATCAGCAAAAAGTGGTGATCGCCAAATGGCTGGCGACGCTGCCGAAGGTGATCATTTTGGACGAGCCGACCAAGGGCATCGACATTGGTTCAAAGGCGGCGGTGCATGAATTCATGGGCGAGCTGGTGGCGCAGGGATTGAGCGTCATCATGGTCTCGTCCGAGCTGCCCGAAGTGTTGGGCATGAGTGACCGGATCGTCGTCATGCGCGAGGGGCTGGTGGTCGACACGCTGGTCAATGTTGGGTTGCAACCGGAAACGCTGGTGCGCCTGGCCGCCGGTATTGCTGAGGAGCAGGCGGCATGAAGAGCCTTTTCAAACACCGCGAAATCTGGCTGGGGCTGGCAATTGTCGCCGTGATCTTAGCCGTGACACTGCGCTTTCCGCGCTTTGCTGAGCCGAGCTTCTTGCTGACCGTCTTCAACGATACGTCCATTTTGATGATGTTGGCGCTGGGGCAAATGGCGGTCATTCTGACCCGCTGTATCGACTTGTCGATGGCCTCCAATCTGGCGCTGAGCGGCATGATTGTGGCTATGGCTAATGCGGCTTTCCCTTTTATTCCAGTGCCACTGCTTATTCTAGGCTGCGTGGTTGTTGGCGCTGCGATGGGAGCGTTCAATGGGTTGCTCGTCTGGAAGCTGAACATTCCGGCCATTGTTGTGACGCTGGGAACGCTGACGATTTTCCGCGGGATGGTCTTCGTCATTTCGGGCGGTGCTTGGGTGAACGCAGCGCAGATGAGCCCAGACTTTATCCAGCTGCAGCGCAGCGTGTTTC includes the following:
- the rhaS gene encoding rhamnose ABC transporter substrate-binding protein, whose translation is MKLWTLLAATAATAVMLAAPAMAQDKTRIALVVKSLGNGFFDAANKGAQEAAAELGDVEVIYTGPTAATAEAQIEVVNSLIAQQVDAIAISANDPDALVPALKRAMERGIKVISWDSGVAAEGRQIHLNPSDVGLIGETIIKLAADFLPEGGDVAILSAASTATNQNAWIEAAKAAIPAKFSNINLVATVYGDDDSVKSTEEARGLIAAHPNLKAIIAPTTVGVVAAAQVVTDQNLIGKINVTGLALPSEFKQFIDNGASQAVALWNPIDLGYSAVMLADALVDGAEAKPGATFSIGKVGEVTLDDTNSAAMAAPFQFDKSNIEEFSKIY
- a CDS encoding sugar ABC transporter ATP-binding protein, whose amino-acid sequence is MKTPILTLENISKSFPGVRALHEVSLELYAGEVTALIGENGAGKSTLVKTMTGIYQPDGGTISVNGKAVTLPTAVSASAAGITAIHQETVLFDELTVAENIYLGHAPKTRFGLIDWATMKREAQLTLDSMAAGIDATTPLKELGIAKKHLVAVARALSVEAQVVIMDEPTAALSQKEIEDLYVLIELLKADGKAILFISHKFDEIYRIADRYTVFRDGEMVGKGFIKDTPQTDIVKMMVGRSVDHIFPARTAQFGEAVLAVSGLCHPTEFHDVSFEVKKGEILGFYGLVGAGRSEVMQAVFGLTKTSAGSISLEGKTLTPKSPADAVEAGIVYVPEERGKQGVITGEPIFKNVSLPSLDKTSRSGFLRMAEEFALSRTYTERLDLRASSLSQNVSTLSGGNQQKVVIAKWLATLPKVIILDEPTKGIDIGSKAAVHEFMGELVAQGLSVIMVSSELPEVLGMSDRIVVMREGLVVDTLVNVGLQPETLVRLAAGIAEEQAA